In Syngnathus typhle isolate RoL2023-S1 ecotype Sweden linkage group LG14, RoL_Styp_1.0, whole genome shotgun sequence, one genomic interval encodes:
- the LOC133166968 gene encoding uncharacterized protein LOC133166968 isoform X1 gives MPRKSKKAQAAKVRWQQRKNNTDSGSADKPTTAKQLMATEPGNSTEVMMSTSHDPVTCVLASYSQDHPKYADSRNSQCAANSATFLAFLQETDNVTSAHLDFVLDRGNELYVATVAVLKAEGRYEHPHLATDEIPSIVNGFHKTHVLIKYQSMYGLFNSSIADVAFMMLCDGLQCLVSEVNYALLVMNSLFIAVFRNQQGRYGYFDPHARDRDGLPPPSGAPHGTAVMMLFTCLNDLIDKLIQVFTLAGAAPTTQYELMPVSFQPIDNASDREMATDAEASPMTTHNDDAMLSQSAAEMTHNSTVVCTQQQKTRDVLKIARSKRRTFARRTQAYNIIDKAMARVTKQETRRINANLKKKERYSQTPEIRQRKKSYILTRYQQDPNFRVKQKSFAVDNSKHDTIKMKQRSYTKQKYSHDVEYRTKKRSYINQRYGHDEQFRNKQRSYINQRYGHDEQFRNKQRSYIKQRYSHDDQFRNKQRSYIKQRYGHDDEFRRKQRSYIKDRYALDPAFRSKQKENSSLLWKAKHDSSMKANAHRTAMKVLQKYRVINRLCKERNNCAIMKAVALFKVQVKNGPTFVCTVCHRALFPNQVRQLTKYKKNKDVVASCLTRRFVHVCNRECNTCCKVPDERKMEWICHTCHAHLKDGKMPALAVTNNLQLADIPAELCDLNILERHLVSKCISFAKIVPLPKGQQRAIRGNVVCVPSEVEETVNVLPRLRSRSQVLRVKLKRRLCYKGHQIFQTVTWSKLMSALIKLKQIHPQYRNITIRDDADLCDPTLTDDDSGSDEDEMNESDYNEEDLEAIHAFERDALCELNSDSQNDARGNVQQQQCAENVEEGDAPNGGVILESCLQPNDVSEEIMSFTQGIYCVAPAERNNPVSFFRTPKLEAMAFPVQFPTGQNTLDEDRQIKVTPSKYFKTRLCCVDERFARDTNYLFFAQFVTEIYLATSSMRIQLRKGKPFTRDGRRINNAMLQDKREVEKLVRSKDAVRFMTPLRGTPAYWERTTKDLFAMIRQLGTPTFFCTFSAAEMRWEEVITAIKAQQGEVVNFAELDWATKCEILRSNPVTTMRMFDKRVEALFRDLILSPARPIGEVVDYFYRLEFQHRGSPHIHCLIWVKDAPVFEEASEGAICDFVSRYISAQLPDPEKEPELYKKVTEVQMHSKGHTKTCVKHQGANCRFGFPRPPCETTMIITPVACENQDQHKEKQVVANDKLVRVQRLLNEPETSSLTLPQLLAKCELTDAEYVECLYTTASKSSVVLKRDPKDCWVNNYNRHLLLAWDANLDIQYILNAFSCISYICSYISKAEHGLSQYLKSVIENSRNENVNESDEMKQIMQAYSKKREVSAQECVARACGLHMKQSSRSVVFVQTSDNPLKMSYPLSLLEGKTQESHEVWMTGLPDKYKSRPQTKDFEVMCLADFASTCRIVYGKQVKGKNVLPLLNDMGFVQKRKEKAAVIKYCKFSEQKNPEEYYCSLLKLYLPHRANCQLKSERCPSYQLFHDHACVQLPYNDSVERVCEIVNRNRERYEKHSKDIDDAIQEVEESGLVINEWCHLAPESELQRLECIEENNARDEPNDNVEDNVPDYNVRSETSEISIATEAAAIDPAVLRDMYRNLNQKQASVFYKVRDWCIKRVCSSKPIEQFFYHINGGAGTGKSHLIKCIHTEATKILQRLPRLAEEADISKQTVVLAAFTGTAAFNISGTTLHCLLKLPRSLKPPYHGLGNKLDEVRAELSIAQILIIDEISMVSKDLFAYVNARLIQIKGINLPFGGMSVLAVGDFFQLPPVRQSKPLCVYDPTRLDHWRDNFKKITLTAIMRQKDDVAFAELLNRLRVKEKSDELSELDRALLATRYTSPEMCPSHILHVFATNKQVDGHNSAMLDLLHKDIVQIDADDYKKDKQTGRMARQTFPVQGAKSELPDSIRVALGARVMLTRNFDVQAGLCNGTFGKIVELVNYPNEARVKKVGLELDHVSNTARAANRVYIDRQEEKLKKPGVTRRQFPIKLAFACTIHKVQGMTTSEAAVSLKGVFEHGMGYVALSRVTSLSGLHILHMDERRLHANPEITAALAEMAEDSLESVMPLLHVMPSVDRANHLVVVHHNTEGLSCHVQDIRCHHELHFADVLCFTETHLQGSVADGRACLEGFTMFHRNRRDSYTNCPDLATKLGGGVGICVKSHIAAQEKKYIQGVTDIEFVVVKLEAPLNVLIAAVYRPPGNSLRTFLPSLGNLLRYLEVMDHHQILVCGDFNEDMLSASFKPILDLFRSTGYTQLITTATTDKNTLLDLIFVSRPQCALHSGVLQTYYSYHNPVFCVLATER, from the coding sequence atgccacgcaaaagcaagaaggcgcaagctgccaaggtaagatggcaacagcgtaaaaacaacacagactctggaagtgcagataaaccaacaactgccaaaCAATTGATGGCCACTGAACCTGGAAACTCTacggaggtaatgatgtctacatctcatgatcctgtaacatgtgttttggcatcctacagtcaagatcatccaaagtatgctgattccagaaacagtcagtgtgctgcaaactctgctacatttctagctttcctgcaggagacagacaatgtgacaagtgctcacctggactttgttctcgatcgaggcaatgagctctatgtggctactgtggctgtgctgaaagcagaaggacgatacgaacatcctcatttggcaaccgatgaaattccatccattgtgaatggctttcacaaaacacatgtgttaataaagtatcagtcaatgtatggtcttttcaattcctctattgctgatgtggcatttatgatgctctgtgacggacttcagtgcctggtgtcagaggtaaattatgctcttttggttatgaattcattgtttattgctgttttccgaaaccaacaaggaagatatggctattttgatccacacgcCAGAGACCGTGATGGTCTCCCTCCGCCCTCCGGTGCACCACAtggtacagctgtcatgatgctttttacatgtttgaacgatctgatagataagctcatacaggtgttcactctggctggtgccgctcccactactcaatatgaattgatgccggtAAGTTTTCAACCTATTGACAATGCAAGTGACCGTGAAATGGCGACTGATGCAGAAGCTTCTCcaatgacaacacacaatgatgacgctatgttaagccagtctgctgctgagATGACACACAACAGTACGGTGGTAtgtacacaacaacaaaaaacacgagatgtgttgaaaattgcgAGATCCAAAAGGAGAACATTTGCAAGACGAACTCAAGCTTACAACATAATTGACAAAGCTATGGCGAGagtcacaaaacaagaaacaaggcgaataaacgcaaacctgaaaaagaaggaacgttacagccaaactccagagattagacaacgtaaaaagtcttacatATTGACTCGCTACCAGCAAGATCCTAATTTCCGTGTAAAACAGAAGTCGTTTGCAGTCGACAATagcaaacatgacacaattaagatgaaacagcgttcttacaccaaacagaaatatagtcatgatgttgagtatcggaccaaaaaacgttcctatatcaatcagagatatggtcatgacgaacaatttcggaacaaacaacgttcctatatcaatcagagatatggtcatgacgaacaatttcggaacaaacaacgttcctatatcaagcagagatatagtcatgacgatcaatttcggaacaaacaacgttcctatatcaaacaaagatatggtcatgatgatGAATTTAGGCGTAAACAACGTTCTTATATCAAAGACCGTTACGCACTTGATCCTGCATTCAGATCCAAGCAGAAGGAGAACTCAAGTTTGCTttggaaagccaaacatgattcatcAATGAAGGCAAATGCTCATCGCACTGCAATGAAAGTACTACAAAAATACAGAGTCATTAACAGATTATGTAAAGAGAGAAACAATTGCgcaatcatgaaagctgttgcgctaTTCAAAGTTCaggtaaaaaatggaccgacttttgtttgcacagtttgccacagagcattatttcccaatcaagtacgccagctgaccaaatataagaaaaacaaggacgttgttgcaagttgccttacacgaaggtttgttcatgtttgtaatcgtgaatgtaacacatgctgcaaagtaccggatgagagaaaaatggagtggatatgtcacacctgccatgcacatctcaaagatggtaaaatgccagcacttgctgtaactaacaatctccaacttgcagacattcccgctgaactgtgtgatctaaatattctggaaagacatctcgtttcaaaatgcatttcatttgccaaaatcgtccctctgccaaagggtcaacaacgagccatccgtgggaatgttgtgtgtgtaccatcagaagtggaagaaacggtcaatgtcttgcccagactaagaagtaggtctcaggtgttgagagtgaaactgaaaagacgactttgttacaaaggacatcagatatttcaaactgtcacttggtccaagttaatgagtgccctgataaaactgaaacaaattcatccgcagtacagaaacatcaccattcgcgacgatgctgacctttgtgacccgacgctcactgatgatgacagcggctctgatgaagatgaaatgaacgagagtgactacaatgaggaagacctcgaggcaatccacgcatttgagagggatgctctctgtgaattgaacagtgactcacagaacgatgcacgtggtaatgtgcagcaacaacagtgtgctgaaaatgtggaagaaggtgatgcaccaaacggtggggttatcctggagtcatgtctccaaccaaatgatgtgtcagaggaaattatgagttttactcaaggcatttactgtgtggctcctgcagaaagaaataaccccgtaagctttttcaggactcccaaacttgaggccatggcatttccagtgcaatttccaactggacaaaacacccttgatgaagacagacaaataaaagtaacaccaagcaaatatttcaaaacacgtctgtgttgtgtggatgaacgttttgctcgtgatacaaactacttgttctttgctcagtttgtgactgaaatttacctggcaacatcaagcatgagaatccagctacgcaaaggtaaaccttttaccagggatggtcggaggataaacaatgctatgctgcaggacaaacgtgaagttgaaaaactggtgcgcagcaaggatgcagtccgtttcatgacgcccctgagaggcacgccagcctattgggaaagaaccaccaaagatctttttgcaatgatccgacagctgggtacacccacattcttttgcacattttctgctgccgaaatgcgttgggaagaggttatcactgccattaaagcgcaacaaggtgaggtggtgaattttgctgaacttgactgggccacgaagtgtgaaattctgcgcagcaatcctgtgacgacaatgcgcatgtttgacaaacgtgtggaagctctgttcagagatttgatcctctctccggcacgaccgattggtgaagtcgtcgactacttttaccgattggagtttcagcacagaggaagtcctcacattcattgcctcatatgggttaaagatgcccctgtatttgaggaagcctcagaaggagccatctgcgattttgtgtcccgctacatctcggctcagctgccggacccagaaaaggaacccgagttgtataaaaaagtcacagaagttcagatgcacagcaaaggtcacaccaaaacgtgcgtcaaacaccaaggtgcaaactgccgatttggttttcccagaccaccgtgcgaaaccacaatgatcatcacacctgtagcctgtgaaaatcaagatcaacacaaggagaagcaggtggtggcaaatgacaagcttgttcgtgtgcagcgtttgctgaatgaacccgaaacctcatccctgactttgccgcagcttttggctaaatgcgagctcactgacgccgagtacgtggaatgtttgtacacgaccgcctcaaagagttctgttgtgctcaagcgagatccaaaagactgctgggtgaacaactacaaccgccatttgcttcttgcctgggatgccaacttggacatccagtacattctgaatgccttttcgtgcatctcatacatctgcagctacatcagcaaagctgaacacggtctgagtcaatacctgaagtctgttattgaaaactcacgcaatgaaaatgtcaatgagagcgatgaaatgaaacaaatcatgcaagcgtactcaaagaaaagagaagtgagtgctcaggagtgtgtcgcacgcgcgtgcggcttgcatatgaaacagtcctctcgcagtgtggtatttgtacaaacgagtgacaatccgctgaaaatgagttatcctctctcgctccttgagggcaaaacgcaggagtctcatgaagtgtggatgactggcctgccagacaaatataaaagcagaccccaaacgaaggactttgaagtgatgtgcttggccgattttgcatcaacatgcagaattgtttatggaaaacaggtaaaaggcaaaaatgttttgcctctgctgaacgacatgggctttgtccagaaaagaaaagaaaaagctgcggtcatcaaatactgcaaattctctgaacaaaagaatccagaggaatattactgctccttgctcaagctgtacctgcctcatcgtgctaattgccagttaaaatctgaacgctgtccctcatatcagttgtttcatgatcatgcctgtgtacagttaccatataacgactctgtggagcgtgtgtgcgaaattgtcaacaggaacagagaaaggtatgagaagcacagtaaagacattgacgatgccatccaagaggtggaggagagcgggctcgtcataaacgaatggtgccacctggctcctgagagcgagttgcaaagactcgaatgcattgaggaaaacaacgcaagagatgaaccaaatgacaacgtggaggacaatgtcccggactataacgtaaggtcagaaacgtctgaaatttccattgcgacagaagctgctgccatcgatcccgcagtgttacgtgacatgtatcggaacctgaaccaaaagcaagcgtctgttttctacaaggtcagagattggtgcataaaacgtgtgtgtagctcaaagcccatcgagcagttcttctaccacatcaacggtggcgccgggaccggcaaatcgcatctcattaagtgtatccacaccgaggctaccaaaatactgcaaagactaccacgactggctgaggaggccgacatttccaaacagacggtcgttctcgcagccttcactggcacggcggcattcaacatttctgggacaactttgcattgtctgctcaaactgccgagaagtctcaaacccccgtaccacggcctgggcaataaactggacgaagtcagagccgagctgtcgatcgcccaaatactcatcatcgacgagatttccatggtgtccaaagacctctttgcctacgtgaatgccaggttgatacaaatcaaaggcatcaatttaccttttggtggcatgtctgttcttgctgttggagatttctttcagctccctcccgtgagacagtccaaaccgctatgcgtgtacgatcccactcggctggaccactggcgtgacaacttcaaaaagatcacgctcaccgccatcatgaggcagaaagacgatgttgcctttgccgaactgctgaaccgactccgggtgaaagaaaagtctgatgaactttcggaactggacagagctcttcttgctacgaggtacacttctccagaaatgtgtccaagtcatattctgcatgtttttgccaccaataaacaggtagatggccataactctgcgatgctggatctgcttcataaggacattgtacaaattgatgcagatgactacaagaaggacaaacaaaccggcagaatggcgaggcaaactttccctgtgcaaggcgctaagagcgagctcccggactcgatcagagttgccctcggtgctcgtgttatgctcacgcgtaattttgatgttcaagcaggtctgtgcaacgggacgtttggaaaaattgtggaattggtcaactatccgaatgaagcccgcgtaaagaaagttgggttggaacttgatcatgtgagtaacacagcgcgtgccgctaaccgtgtgtacattgacagacaggaggagaagctgaaaaagcctggagtgacgcgccgacagtttcccatcaagcttgcttttgcctgcacgatccacaaggtacaaggcatgacaacgtcagaggctgctgtttcgctgaaaggcgttttcgaacacggcatggggtacgtagctctgagtagagtgacctcgctcagcggtctgcatattctgcatatggacgagagaagacttcatgcaaatccagaaatcactgctgctcttgctgagatggcagaggattctttggagagcgtcatgccactccttcacgtgatgccgtcggtagatcgagcaaatcacctggttgtcgtccatcataacaccgaagggctgtcttgtcatgtgcaggacatcaggtgccaccacgagctgcactttgctgatgttttgtgcttcacagagacacaccttcaaggatctgtggctgatggacgtgcctgcttggaaggcttcacaatgtttcacaggaaccgaagagattcttacacaaactgtcctgacttggcaacaaaacttggtggcggcgtaggtatttgtgtcaaaagtcacattgcagcccaggaaaagaaatacatacagggtgtgaccgacattgaatttgttgtggtgaaacttgaagctcccctcaatgtgttgattgctgccgtttacaggcctccaggcaacagtctgcgcacttttctgccaagcttgggaaatctcttgcggtaccttgaagtaatggaccatcatcagatcttggtttgtggagattttaatgaagatatgctatctgcctcattcaagcccattctcgatttgtttcgctcaacaggttacacgcaactcataaccactgctaccactgacaaaaacacattgcttgacttaatttttgtctctcgacctcagtgtgctcttcattcaggtgtcttgcaaacgtactacagctatcacaatcctgttttctgtgttttggccactgaaaggtaa